Genomic window (Arthrobacter sp. StoSoilA2):
GCGGCCACCTGCCGACTGAAAAGCCGCCAGAGCCTCGGTATGGACTTCCGCTGAGGCGAGTACCGCCGTCGTCCGCATGCCGCGGCGGGCAAGCATGGAAGCCGCGAAGAGTCCGTCACCGCCGTTGTTGCCCTTGCCTGCCAGGACCGTGACGCTGGCACCGGTCAGCTTGCGCCTGGCCTTGACCACGCGCACCACTTCCTGCGCCAAGCCGTAGGCGGCCCGTTGCATGAGAACAGCGCCCTCACCGGAGTCCAGGAGCGGTTGTTCCGCATCCCTGATCTGTTGTCCGGTGAAGGCGCTGATCATCGTTATATAAAGGTCCGTTTAGCCCTCGGCGAGGACATACGCCGTAGCGATGCCGCCATCGTGGCTCATGGACAGGTGCCAGCGCTTGACGCCCTTGGCATCGGACACGGCCAATACCGTTCCTTTGACCTGGACGGTAGGACCATTCTGGTCAAGACCAATCCAGCAGTCCTGCCAGTTCATGCCAGCGGGAGCACCCAGGACCTTGGCTACTGCTTCCTTGGCAGCGAAGCGCGCAGCGAGTGACCTGGTGTTGAGTTCGCGCTCCGCAGGAACGAAAAGCCTGTCCCGCAGTCCGGGGGTCCGCTCCAGTTGCCGGGCGAACCGCTCGATGTCTACGACGTCTACTCCAATGCCAACAATCATGCGGTTATTCTACGGTCACGCTCTTGGCGAGGTTACGCGGCTGATCGACGTCGTAACCCTTTGCGCCGGCCAGTTCAGCAGCGAAGATCTGCAGTGGCACGGTGGTGAGCAGCGGCATGAGCAGCGTGGGCGTCTCCGGGACGTAGAAGACGTGCTCTGCGTAATCCTTGACCGACTCGTCGCCTTCCTCAGCAATGACCAGGGTGCGTGCGCCACGTGCGCGGACTTCCTGGATGTTGCTGACAACCTTGGAGTGCAGGGAGTCACGGCCACGCGGAGACGGGACAACCACGAAAACCGGCTGGCCGTCGTCGATCAGGGCGATCGGTCCGTGCTTGAGTTCCCCGGCAGCGAAGCCCTCAGCGTGGATGTAGGCGATTTCCTTGAGCTTCAAGGCGCCTTCCAGTGCAACCGGGAAGCCAACGTGGCGGCCCAGGAACAAGACGGACTTCTCGTCCTTCATGCTGCGGGCCAGTTCGCGCAGGGGACCTGCGTTGTCCAGGATCTTCTGAATCTTGGCCGGGATCTTGT
Coding sequences:
- a CDS encoding holo-ACP synthase gives rise to the protein MIVGIGVDVVDIERFARQLERTPGLRDRLFVPAERELNTRSLAARFAAKEAVAKVLGAPAGMNWQDCWIGLDQNGPTVQVKGTVLAVSDAKGVKRWHLSMSHDGGIATAYVLAEG